In Papaver somniferum cultivar HN1 chromosome 1, ASM357369v1, whole genome shotgun sequence, a genomic segment contains:
- the LOC113352959 gene encoding proline-rich protein 36-like, with product MADRHRVTYQTPPSSPYRSPHISPDISPPKGCPPRSSQPDPRAQKVPSSSGPRVSITKTEDPPKGSRYAVNRPVANPSSQRANPKRVQQPSPQRTELLNVRPLQFLPPQALMQSRPRDSQSIPLVKESSSKSTMPPADLPRNPPVKRKGSDLSPPKANNPLLNDPDDSDVVPMIRSISVGKKKVTFKHVDLEAFKKKHGLEAFDVKFFSLYGDLTYDMIVNYKYDEFHLLTTMGAFEAGLMLPLYRSGDSFYYDVLADREGSTRNTHCR from the coding sequence ATGGCTGATCGCCATCGGGTTACTTATCAGACTCCACCATCGAGCCCCTACAGATCTCCACATATAAGTCCTGATATTTCTCCGCCAAAAGGCTGTCCGCCAAGGTCTTCGCAGCCAGATCCGCGAGCCCAGAAAGTTCCATCATCTTCGGGTCCAAGGGTCTCTATTACGAAGACAGAAGATCCACCGAAAGGGTCGCGGTATGCGGTTAACCGTCCAGTGGCTAACCCCTCTTCTCAGCGTGCTAATCCGAAGCGTGTGCAACAACCTTCTCCCCAACGCACTGAACTATTAAATGTTCGTCCTCTTCAGTTCCTACCGCCTCAGGCGTTGATGCAATCGAGACCTAGAGATTCACAATCCATTCCTTTGGTGAAGGAGTCTTCTTCAAAATCTACAATGCCCCCAGCGGACCTTCCGAGGAATCCACCGGTTAAAAGGAAAGGCTCTGATTTAAGTCCTCCAAAAGCGAATAAtccattgttgaatgatcccgaTGACTCTGATGTTGTTCCGATGATACGAAGCATTTCGGTGGGGAAGAAGAAAGTCACTTTCAAGCATGTGGATCTCGAAGCGTTCAAGAAGAAGCATGGCCTCGAAGCTTTTGATGTTAAGTTCTTTTCTCTATATGGTGATCTTACCTATGATATGATCGTGAATTATAAGtatgatgaatttcatttgctGACTACTAtgggagccttcgaggcgggtttGATGCTACCCTTGTATAGGTCGGGTGATTCTTTCTATTATGACGTTCTGGCTGATCGCGAAGGTTCCACTCGCAATACTCATTGCCGTTAA